A region from the Ammospiza nelsoni isolate bAmmNel1 chromosome 1, bAmmNel1.pri, whole genome shotgun sequence genome encodes:
- the CDK5 gene encoding cyclin-dependent kinase 5, which produces MQKYEKLEKIGEGTYGTVFKAKNRETHEIVALKRVRLDDDDEGVPSSALREICLLKELKHKNIVRLHDVLHSDKKLTLVFEFCDQDLKKYFDSCNGDLDPEIVKSFMYQLLKGLAFCHSRNVLHRDLKPQNLLINRNGELKLADFGLARAFGIPVRCYSAEVVTLWYRPPDVLFGAKLYSTSIDMWSAGCIFAELANAGRPLFPGNDVDDQLKRIFRLLGTPTEEQWPAMAKLPDYKPYPMYPATTSLVNVVPKLNATGRDLLQNLLKCNPVQRISAEEALQHPYFTDFCPP; this is translated from the exons ATGCAGAAATACGAGAAGCTGGAGAAGATCGGCGAAG GCACCTACGGGACCGTGTTCAAGGCCAAGAACCGGGAGACGCACGAGATCGTGGCGCTGAAGCGGGTGCGGCTGGACGACGATGATGAG GGGGTGCCCAGCTCGGCGCTGCGAGAGATCTGCCTGCTCAAGGAGCTCAAGCACAAGAACATTGTCAG GCTCCATGACGTTCTGCACAGCGACAAGAAGCTGACCCTGGTCTTTGAGTTTTGCGACCAG GACCTGAAGAAATACTTTGACAGCTGTAACGGGGATCTGGACCCCGAGATCGTCAAG TCCTTCATGTACCAGCTGCTGAAGGGGCTCGCCTTCTGCCACAGCCGCAACGTGCTGCACCGCGACCTGAAACCGCAGAATCTGCTCATCAACCGG AACGGGGAGCTCAAGCTGGCAGATTTCGGGCTGGCTCGGGCCTTCGGCATCCCTGTGCGCTGCTACTCGGCTGAG gtGGTCACTCTGTGGTACCGGCCCCCAGACGTTCTCTTCGGGGCCAAGCTCTACTCCACCTCCATCGACATGTGGTCAGCTGGGTGCATCTTTGCGG AGCTGGCCAACGCCGGGCGGCCCCTCTTCCCGGGCAATGACGTGGACGACCAGCTGAAGAGGATCTTCAG GCTGCTGGGGACCCCCACGGAGGAGCAGTGGCCGGCCATGGCCAAGCTGCCGGACTACAAG ccctACCCCATGTACCCAGCTACCACCTCCCTGGTCAACGTGGTGCCCAAGCTGAATGCCACCGGCCGGGACCTGCTGCAG AACCTGCTCAAGTGCAATCCGGTGCAGCGCATCTCGGCGGAGGAGGCCCTGCAGCACCCCTACTTCACCGACTTCTGCCCCCCCTAG